From a single Natronorubrum tibetense GA33 genomic region:
- a CDS encoding efflux RND transporter permease subunit — MGSEPAFVRRTIAIINGWITDRSRAVILVFLLTTALFAGGLTSIEVDEGVDIFAQGVPAYEAQGAIEEEFQPPFDETEPTTQVIQRDENVLTGDALVRMLEFQQYLEAHEEYRVEETSSIAEAVARSIDPTATTRDEQIRTLEGSSDATVRETVRDLGDEPSFAASLSDDFSANEPAASATIAIAVHDGDVDESEVQFRIQDAAASMHGEFVVFGGGILDTEFQNVIEDSLDIIVPVVIVLILVFLITAYRDPFDLVLGLVALVISIIWTFGFTGYAGIPFTLMMIAIPPLLLAVGIDFGIHAVNRYREERVTGAGINESMRVAAAQLLIAFFIVTGTTVIGFGANMANDLEPIQDFALVASVGIVFTFIVFGIFLPAAKVEIDRLRQTYGLPSFSTEPLGSEDSALGRVLVAGAKLGDRRPVAILLAALLITGGAGAYATTVDTTFEEEDFLPPEELPAYVEAAPGPMAPSEYTTTASLNFLEETFESGADDEVTIYVEGPLSEDHALESVHRAGTDPPSTIVTDGATAESESVVDVMHDHAETDPDFARVLAANDVSGNGVPDHNVGYVLDRLLESDSREAALEYITEDKRSMRVIYTVESDATQGEISADAEELAADYRLDTTPTGDIVVFHEISTLIFESALVSLAIALVLTALFLMFLYHLLEGRASLGIANLIPIVVTVALLGGTMPLLDIPLNALTGTVLSITIGVGVAYSVHVTHRFIDEYNECQDGYESLVITLQGTGGALTGSMLTTLGGSGSLVLAITPALGQFGVLMVISVFYSYLMAIAVLPATLILWERLLG; from the coding sequence ATGGGATCGGAACCGGCGTTCGTTCGGCGGACAATCGCGATCATCAACGGCTGGATTACCGACCGTTCTCGGGCGGTCATCCTCGTGTTTTTACTGACGACCGCGTTGTTCGCTGGCGGGCTCACCAGTATCGAGGTGGACGAAGGCGTCGATATCTTCGCACAGGGCGTTCCGGCCTACGAGGCACAGGGAGCGATCGAAGAGGAGTTCCAACCGCCGTTCGACGAGACCGAACCGACCACACAGGTCATCCAGCGCGACGAGAACGTCCTCACTGGCGACGCGCTGGTGCGGATGCTCGAGTTCCAGCAATATCTCGAGGCACACGAGGAGTATCGAGTGGAAGAAACGTCGAGCATCGCCGAAGCGGTCGCCCGGTCGATCGATCCGACCGCGACGACTCGGGACGAACAGATTCGCACGCTCGAGGGGAGTTCCGACGCGACGGTACGGGAGACGGTTCGGGATCTGGGAGACGAGCCATCGTTTGCCGCTTCGTTGAGCGACGACTTCAGTGCGAACGAGCCGGCCGCCTCGGCGACGATTGCGATCGCCGTCCATGACGGCGATGTCGACGAGTCCGAGGTTCAGTTCCGGATTCAGGACGCTGCGGCGTCGATGCACGGTGAGTTCGTCGTGTTCGGTGGCGGTATCCTCGATACGGAGTTTCAGAACGTCATCGAAGATTCCCTCGATATCATCGTCCCCGTCGTTATCGTGTTGATTCTCGTCTTTTTGATCACGGCGTATCGCGACCCCTTCGATCTGGTTCTCGGACTGGTCGCGCTCGTCATATCTATCATCTGGACGTTCGGTTTTACTGGGTATGCTGGCATTCCGTTCACGCTCATGATGATCGCGATCCCGCCGTTGTTGCTCGCGGTCGGGATCGACTTCGGTATTCACGCCGTCAATCGCTATCGAGAGGAACGCGTTACGGGAGCGGGGATCAACGAGTCGATGAGAGTCGCCGCTGCGCAGTTGCTCATCGCGTTTTTCATTGTCACCGGAACGACCGTCATCGGGTTCGGGGCGAACATGGCAAACGACCTCGAGCCGATTCAGGACTTTGCGCTCGTCGCCAGCGTCGGAATCGTCTTTACGTTCATCGTGTTCGGGATCTTCCTTCCGGCGGCAAAGGTCGAAATCGATCGCCTTCGACAAACGTACGGCCTCCCCTCGTTCAGTACGGAGCCCCTTGGCTCCGAGGATTCGGCACTTGGCCGGGTGCTCGTTGCCGGTGCCAAACTGGGTGATCGTCGTCCGGTCGCGATCCTCCTTGCGGCACTACTGATAACTGGGGGTGCCGGAGCGTACGCGACGACCGTCGATACCACGTTCGAGGAGGAGGATTTCCTCCCGCCCGAGGAGTTGCCAGCCTACGTCGAAGCCGCACCCGGACCAATGGCTCCCTCTGAGTACACGACCACGGCATCACTCAACTTCCTCGAAGAGACGTTCGAGAGCGGCGCAGACGACGAAGTGACGATCTACGTCGAGGGGCCATTATCCGAAGACCACGCGCTGGAATCCGTCCACCGCGCCGGGACGGACCCGCCGTCGACGATCGTCACCGACGGCGCGACTGCGGAGAGCGAGAGTGTCGTCGATGTTATGCACGACCACGCCGAGACTGACCCCGACTTCGCTCGAGTGCTCGCGGCGAACGACGTCAGCGGCAACGGTGTCCCGGACCACAACGTCGGCTACGTCCTCGACCGATTGCTCGAGTCGGACTCTCGGGAGGCGGCCCTCGAGTATATCACCGAGGACAAACGCAGTATGCGCGTTATCTACACCGTCGAGTCCGATGCGACTCAGGGGGAGATATCCGCGGATGCAGAAGAGTTAGCGGCGGACTATCGCCTCGATACGACACCGACGGGCGATATCGTCGTCTTCCACGAGATTTCGACGTTGATCTTCGAATCTGCACTGGTGAGCCTCGCTATTGCTCTCGTACTCACGGCACTGTTCCTGATGTTTCTCTACCATCTCCTCGAGGGACGGGCGTCGTTGGGTATCGCAAACCTCATTCCCATCGTCGTCACGGTTGCCCTCCTCGGCGGAACGATGCCGCTGCTCGATATTCCGTTAAACGCACTGACGGGGACGGTGCTCTCGATCACGATCGGTGTCGGTGTCGCCTATTCGGTCCACGTTACGCATCGGTTCATCGATGAGTACAACGAGTGCCAAGACGGCTACGAGTCACTCGTGATTACGCTTCAGGGAACGGGCGGCGCACTCACCGGATCGATGCTCACGACACTCGGCGGGTCCGGGTCACTCGTGCTGGCGATCACGCCTGCGCTCGGCCAGTTCGGGGTCCTGATGGTCATCAGCGTCTTCTACTCGTATCTCATGGCGATCGCAGTGCTGCCGGCGACGCTGATACTCTGGGAGCGACTGCTCGGCTAG
- a CDS encoding COG1361 S-layer family protein: MVVSASSTPDFDVYIPENIVEPGEETTLELEIRNGASAEEGGNDVGETPTTEARDVTVTLDGGDGPVNVKSNETPMRTMSAQSMFSETFTVAVDEDAQAGSYDVDVEIEYTYTESGGSERSATETETIEVVVEDQARFDAETVSSDLVVGERGTVEFDLTNTGVENASNAVVQFSSPDQNVRTIDPTVEESELQTAGSEEYVGDWGINETVTVKAAMEVDDDALARTYPVSVRVQFQDENGTDRTARSIRVGVPASHEQTFSSENVTSSLYVGEDGTVEGELYNEGPHPVDGVVLVVDDGDDQFIPTVGDGIGSGSNVYPRETQYAVGSLKPGESTPFDFRIGVGSEAEPGPRMMEVDVRYRNAHGDIQMIGDPLDITLDVEPARDEFDIEPVETTFEPGERNEIELVITNEKDETLTDIEAKPFTNAPLDSGDDEGFVPVLEPGESASMVFDVSVDDDAAVQTYPLRMDFRYDDDRSNSQLTDTYRIPIEVEQDESGIISATTLAVLFGSVGVIAVVAWRFRDALAERLEGVPVLKRLSELSLPSSLATVRNRETDTHEDPDQRSTATGPDDEHGPDPFSDDGADVMEFDEVFDDAETAQSQSEGKTEH; encoded by the coding sequence ATGGTCGTTTCAGCCTCTAGTACACCAGATTTTGACGTATATATCCCGGAGAATATCGTCGAACCGGGCGAAGAAACGACGCTCGAACTCGAGATTCGCAACGGTGCGTCAGCCGAGGAAGGTGGCAACGATGTGGGTGAGACGCCGACGACCGAGGCTCGGGACGTGACTGTGACTCTCGACGGCGGTGATGGGCCGGTCAACGTCAAATCAAACGAGACGCCGATGCGGACGATGTCGGCGCAGTCGATGTTTTCGGAGACGTTCACCGTCGCCGTCGACGAGGATGCCCAGGCCGGGAGCTACGATGTCGACGTGGAAATCGAGTACACCTACACGGAATCCGGCGGGAGCGAGCGATCGGCCACCGAGACCGAGACGATCGAAGTCGTCGTCGAGGATCAGGCTCGGTTCGACGCCGAGACGGTCTCCTCCGACCTCGTCGTCGGCGAGCGGGGGACGGTGGAATTCGACCTGACGAACACCGGTGTCGAAAACGCGAGCAACGCGGTCGTCCAGTTCTCTTCGCCCGATCAGAACGTCCGTACGATCGATCCGACGGTCGAGGAGTCGGAACTCCAGACGGCGGGCAGCGAGGAGTACGTCGGAGACTGGGGTATCAACGAGACGGTGACTGTCAAAGCGGCGATGGAAGTCGACGACGATGCCCTCGCACGCACGTATCCGGTGTCAGTACGGGTCCAGTTCCAGGACGAAAACGGAACCGACCGGACCGCCCGGTCGATCCGCGTTGGCGTTCCGGCGTCTCACGAACAGACGTTCAGCTCGGAAAACGTCACGAGTTCCCTCTATGTCGGCGAAGACGGCACTGTCGAAGGCGAACTCTACAACGAGGGGCCGCATCCAGTCGACGGAGTAGTACTCGTCGTCGACGACGGTGACGACCAATTCATTCCGACGGTCGGCGACGGGATCGGATCCGGCTCGAATGTCTATCCGAGGGAAACCCAATACGCCGTTGGCTCGCTCAAGCCCGGCGAGTCGACGCCGTTCGATTTCCGTATCGGCGTCGGCAGTGAGGCGGAGCCAGGGCCGCGCATGATGGAAGTCGACGTGCGGTATCGAAACGCCCACGGCGATATTCAGATGATCGGGGACCCGCTCGACATCACGCTCGATGTCGAACCCGCGCGCGACGAGTTCGACATCGAACCGGTCGAGACAACGTTCGAACCCGGTGAACGCAACGAGATCGAACTCGTCATCACCAACGAGAAAGACGAGACCCTGACCGACATCGAAGCGAAGCCGTTTACCAACGCCCCGCTCGATAGCGGCGACGACGAGGGGTTCGTCCCGGTCCTTGAACCCGGCGAGTCCGCGTCGATGGTATTCGATGTCTCCGTTGACGACGACGCCGCTGTACAGACGTACCCGCTCCGAATGGACTTCCGGTACGACGACGACCGATCGAACTCACAGCTAACCGACACCTACCGGATTCCGATCGAGGTCGAGCAGGACGAGAGCGGGATCATCTCCGCAACGACTCTCGCCGTGCTGTTCGGCTCGGTCGGCGTGATCGCCGTCGTCGCGTGGCGCTTCCGGGACGCACTGGCCGAGCGACTCGAGGGCGTGCCGGTGCTCAAACGACTCTCCGAACTGTCGCTACCGTCCTCGCTCGCTACCGTGCGTAACCGCGAGACCGATACGCACGAAGATCCAGATCAGCGTTCAACGGCGACGGGCCCCGACGACGAGCACGGTCCCGATCCGTTCTCCGACGACGGAGCGGATGTCATGGAGTTCGACGAGGTGTTCGATGATGCTGAGACGGCACAATCGCAATCGGAAGGCAAAACCGAGCACTGA
- a CDS encoding TrmB family transcriptional regulator, with protein sequence MDDDHAELLTELGLSSYEAKAYVVLAQYGSMTADDVAEESDVPRGRVYDVLNSLVDRELARADDGRPRTYVYVEPDEAVEQLLDKRIDELETQRSAYEQTAATAADALAAITDGEQSGGFATSAVHEDAARKLLLERFAATDETIRIAANTVDMSPEFKTEFANRLRELLDVGVSVRLLGVDFDHAADRISSLVDAGMAVRKTDHVPHQRFIILDDDEVCLEVVNPMSGEELLAVVNFRDDETARTLGENFDELWEQGTPWSLEE encoded by the coding sequence ATGGACGACGATCATGCCGAGTTACTCACGGAACTCGGTCTCTCGAGTTACGAAGCCAAGGCCTACGTCGTACTCGCACAGTACGGGTCGATGACTGCAGACGACGTTGCTGAAGAATCAGACGTCCCACGTGGCCGCGTCTACGACGTTCTGAACTCGCTTGTCGACCGTGAACTCGCCAGGGCGGACGATGGCAGACCGCGTACCTACGTCTACGTCGAACCCGACGAGGCCGTCGAGCAACTTCTCGACAAACGCATCGACGAACTCGAGACACAGCGATCGGCGTACGAACAGACAGCAGCGACCGCAGCGGATGCGCTGGCGGCGATCACCGACGGCGAACAATCCGGCGGGTTCGCGACGAGTGCAGTTCACGAAGACGCGGCACGGAAACTCCTCCTCGAGCGGTTCGCTGCTACGGACGAAACGATCAGGATCGCTGCAAACACCGTCGACATGAGTCCGGAGTTCAAAACCGAGTTCGCGAATCGGCTGCGGGAGTTACTCGATGTCGGAGTCTCCGTGCGTCTGCTCGGCGTTGACTTCGATCACGCAGCCGATCGAATTAGCAGTCTTGTCGACGCCGGAATGGCCGTTCGAAAGACGGACCACGTTCCACACCAGCGGTTCATCATCCTCGACGATGACGAAGTCTGCCTCGAAGTTGTGAATCCAATGTCTGGAGAAGAACTCCTCGCGGTCGTCAACTTTCGGGACGACGAAACGGCACGTACGCTCGGGGAAAACTTCGACGAACTCTGGGAACAGGGAACACCCTGGAGTCTCGAGGAATAG